The following proteins are co-located in the Manihot esculenta cultivar AM560-2 chromosome 9, M.esculenta_v8, whole genome shotgun sequence genome:
- the LOC110623320 gene encoding podocalyxin-like — MNTASGAFRVGQPRGETSQQVAEVGSFKSSFRPPSPTPVRAPKPDPRDDKSSRSSSCSRPGSTTQAVQAPRSPQTSRSSENAWLMGTKSALPSGDALGRGLGTSATEVKVLVNETKIAPVGNVQGAPVEGVQVTEGRESGSADGECVAEEVGDKRPAPTEVPAPVPIPKESWASRRPAPVLPPLEKKKNAPVVSLMPASDSNLGNNMISEVYCRIQDAAHIYNIRQIMVDSCQDFLVENSEDDQFVVDFDVERLCYEKQRSAAPSQASVDASRCVFRDVQSSAHKYASRDNALMAIMLYRPSCAALSKQKSDNATEFAKCHIPSVVVEGSLLSGWNLLLRVLGGMSQRVLGLSQSVMSALLASCRPSSDDSVFGYALAGFFVA; from the exons ATGAATACTGCCTCGGGCGCCTTCCGAGTGGGGCAACCGAGAGGGGAGACTTCCCAACAAGTGGCCGAGGTAGGGTCGTTTAAGTCGTCTTTCCGGCCTCCTTCCCCTACTCCTGTCCGAGCTCCGAAGCCGGACCCTCGAGATGATAAATCTTCAAGATCGTCAAGCTGCAgcaggccgggctcgaccactCAAGCTGTTCAAGCTCCTAGGTCTCCACAGACTTCGAGATCGAGCGAGAACGCCTGGTTGATGGGGACGAAGTCTGCCTTGCCCTCTGGTGATGCTCTTGGAAGGGGACTCGGGACCTCCGCAACTGAGGTGAAGGTCCTTGTGAATGAGACTAAGATCGCACCTGTGGGGAATGTTCAGGGGGCCCCAGTCGAGGGTGTTCAGGTTACAGAGGGGAGGGAGTCCGGCTCTGCAGATGGCGAGTGTGTAGCGGAGGAGGTCGGGGACAAGCGTCCTGCCCCTACCGAAGTGCCTGCCCCGGTTCCCATTCCAAAGGAGTCCTGGGCTTCTAGGAGACCGGCTCCTGTCCTCCCTCCTcttgagaagaaaaagaatgCTCCCGTGGTGTCTCTGATGCCTGCTTCTGACTCAAATTTAGGGAATAACATGATTTCTGAAGTTTATTGTAGAATACAAGATGCGGCTCACATATATAATATAAGGCAGATCATGGTAGATTCAtgtcaggatttccttgttGAGAATAGTGAAGATGATCAGTTTGTTGTTGATTTTGATGTAGAGCGCTTGTGCTATGAGAAACAGAGATCTGCTGCACCCAGTCAAGCTTCCGTTGATGCTTCCCGATGTGTGTTCCGTGATGTTCAAAGTTCAGCTCATAAATATGCAAGTAGGGACAATGCGTTGATGGCTAT AATGCTTTACCGGCCTTCTTGTGCTGCTTTAAGTAAGCAAAAGAGTGACAACGCTACTGAATTTGCCAAGTGTCATATCCCATCTGTTGTCGTTGAAGGTTCTCTTTTATCCGGCTGGAATCTCCTTTTGAGGGTACTGGGAGGTATGAGCCAGAGAGTGCTGGGTCTCTCACAATCAGTAAT GTCGGCACTTTTGGCCTCTTGTCGTCCTTCATCTGATGATTCAGTTTTTGGGTATGCCCTGGCTGGGTTCTTTGTTGCTTAG